A stretch of Camelina sativa cultivar DH55 chromosome 18, Cs, whole genome shotgun sequence DNA encodes these proteins:
- the LOC104763359 gene encoding uncharacterized protein LOC104763359, whose translation MGPPTLASHLMTVADLFQPDSGTWNKPLIQELLPEYESDILKLKPSKLRARDRWAWLPTRDGVYSTKSGYFEAQAPIRTLPDSTIQPPGNQASQFNWKSHIWAVKTSPKTKLLLWKLAQQALPVGENLSHRKITELVHCPHCKAPETELHLFFHCPFAAKTWSKAPFKETFDPSRVSSPQLGLRMVNELTCLPPTGLGEGPLFPWIMWIIWTSRNNLIFSKIQIPVEEALLLAILRAKEWQQAQIRKAPPSPLTNPPPRLPTESQLPGTITCCTDASWISDSKAGLGWTFQNHRHHIIGQGSDLALNV comes from the coding sequence ATGGGTCCTCCCACCCTAGCATCCCACCTCATGACAGTGGCAGACCTCTTTCAACCTGATTCTGGTACGTGGAATAAACCTCTTATCCAGGAATTACTACCTGAGTATGAATCAGATATCCTGAAACTGAAGCCAAGTAAACTCCGAGCCCGGGATAGATGGGCTTGGCTACCCACCAGGGACGGTGTCTATTCAACGAAATCAGGATACTTTGAGGCACAAGCACCAATTCGGACTCTACCGGACTCCACCATCCAACCCCCGGGGAATCAAGCTTCCCAGTTTAACTGGAAATCACATATCTGGGCAGTTAAAACCTcacccaaaacaaaacttttgctCTGGAAGCTAGCACAGCAGGCTTTACCTGTAGGAGAGAACTTATCTCACCGAAAGATCACAGAACTAGTGCACTGCCCTCACTGCAAAGCACCCGAAACAGAGCTTCACTTATTTTTCCATTGTCCTTTTGCAGCTAAGACCTGGAGCAAAGCTCCCTTCAAGGAAACTTTTGATCCTTCTCGAGTCTCCTCTCCTCAGCTGGGCCTTCGGATGGTAAATGAGTTAACTTGTCTTCCCCCTACAGGTCTTGGAGAGGGACCCCTTTTCCCATGGATCATGTGGATCATATGGACTTCCCGCAACAACCTGATCTTCAGTAAAATCCAGATACCGGTGGAGGAGGCCCTCCTACTTGCGATCCTCCGTGCAAAAGAATGGCAACAAGCCCAGATCCGCAAGGCTCCGCCGAGTCCCCTTACCAACCCACCGCCTCGACTTCCAACAGAATCTCAACTACCCGGTACTATCACTTGCTGCACCGATGCGTCTTGGATCTCAGATTCAAAAGCAGGTCTTGGCTGGACCTTTCAAAACCATCGCCACCATATTATCGGACAGGGATCAGACCTTGCTCTGAATGTTTGA
- the LOC104761101 gene encoding chaperone protein ClpD, chloroplastic-like produces the protein MEVLTTSSPLTLHSRRLPSSSSSSSSHVTSIAASSLSSFASSYLGISLSNRTIHRFSTTPTKFRRFPSRKRKKFTPISAVFERFTERAIRAIIFSQKEAKSLGKDMVYTQHLLLGLIAEDRDPQGFLGSGITIDKAREAVWSIWNEANPDSKQEEVSSSTSYSKSTDMPFSISTKRVFEAAVEYSRNMDCQYIAPEHIAIGLFTVDDGSAGRVLKRLGANMNLLTAEALTRLKGEIAKDGREPSSSSKGSFDASPSGRIAGGKPKAKSVLEQFCVDLTARASEGLIDPVIGREKEVQRVIQILCRRTKNSPILLGEAGVGKTAIAEGLAISIAEANAPGFLLTKRIMSLDIGLLMAGAKERGELEARVTALISEVKKSGKVILFIDEVHTLIGSGTVGRGNKGSGLDIANLLKPSLGRGELQCIASTTLDEFRSQFEKDKALARRFQPVLIDEPSEEDAVKILLGLREKYEAHHNCKYTMEAIDAAVYLSSRYIADRFLPDKAIDLIDEAGSRARIEAFRKKKEDAICILSKPPDDYWQEIRTVQAMHEVVLSSRQKQDDGDAMADETGELAEESSLPPVAGDDEPILVGPDDIAAVASAWSGIPVQQITADERMLLMGLEEQLRSRVVGQDEAVAAISRAVKRSRVGLKDPDRPISAMLFCGPTGVGKTELTKALAANYFGSEESMLRLDMSEYMERHTVSKLIGSPPGYVGFEEGGMLTEAIRRRPFTVVLFDEIEKAHPDIFNILLQLFEDGHLTDSQGRRVSFKNALIIMTSNVGSTAIAKGRHGSIGFILEDDEEAASYTGMKSLVVEELKNYFRPELLNRIDEIVIFRQLEKAQMMEILNLMLQDLKSRLVALGVGLEVSEAVKELICKQGYDPAYGARPLRRTVTEIVEDPLSEAFLAGSFKPGDTAFVVLDDTGNPSVRTKPDSSSVRVTDKTSIA, from the exons ATGGAGGTTTTAACTACTTCCTCACCTCTAACGCTTCACTCACGCCGTctcccctcttcttcttcttcttcctcttcacatgTGACCTCCATCGCcgcttcttcactttcttccttcGCTTCTTCATATCTCGGAATCTCCCTCTCCAACCGCACAATCCACCGCTTCTCCACCACTCCGACGAAATTCAGACGATTTCCCAGTAGAAAACGGAAGAAATTCACTCCGATTTCGGCGGTTTTCGAACGGTTCACCGAACGAGCGATCAGAGCTATCATCTTCTCTCAGAAGGAAGCTAAATCGTTGGGGAAAGACATGGTTTACACTCAGCACCTTCTCTTAGGTCTGATCGCTGAGGATCGTGATCCTCAAGGTTTCCTTGGTTCAGGAATCACCATTGACAAGGCTCGTGAAGCTGTTTGGAGTATTTGGAACGAAGCTAATCCCGATTCCAAACAGGAGGAAGTTTCCTCCTCCACTTCGTATTCCAAATCCACGGACATGCCTTTCTCTATTAGTACCAAACGAGTCTTCGAAGCTGCCGTGGAGTACTCTAGGAATATGGATTGTCAATATATCGCTCCGGAGCATATCGCTATCGGACTCTTCACCGTTGATGACGGTAGCGCCGGAAGAGTCCTCAAAAG ATTGGGAGCAAATATGAATTTGCTTACAGCAGAAGCACTCACCAGACTGAAAGGAGAGATAGCTAAAGATGGGAGAGAgccatcatcttcatctaaAGGGAGCTTCGATGCTTCCCCTAGTGGTCGAATTGCTGGTGGAAAACCTAAAG CGAAAAGTGTACTGGAACAGTTTTGTGTGGATCTTACAGCGCGTGCTAGTGAGGGTCTTATTGATCCTGTTATTGGTCGGGAGAAAGAAGTTCAAAGAGTCATCCAGATACTTTGCCGCAGAACTAAAAACAGCCCAATTCTTCTTGGTGAAGCTGGCGTTGGGAAGACTGCCATTGCTGAAGGATTAGCGATTAGTATTGCAGAAGCTAATGCTCCTGGATTTCTTTTG aCGAAACGCATCATGTCCCTGGATATAGGACTGTTGATGGCAGGTGCAAAAGAAAGGGGAGAACTGGAGGCTCGGGTCACTGCTTTGATAAGCGAGGTTAAAAAATCAG GTAAGGTGATTCTCTTCATTGATGAAGTGCACACACTTATTGGGTCGGGCACAGTCGGAAGAGGAAACAAGGGGTCGGGGCTTGACATTGCTAACCTCTTGAAACCATCACTTGGAAGGGGTGAACTTCAG TGCATTGCATCCACAACCCTTGACGAATTTAGGAGTCAGTTTGAGAAGGACAAAGCTTTAGCGAGGAGATTCCAGCCAGTGTTGATTGACGAGCCAAGCGAG GAAGACGCGGTGAAGATTTTGTTGGGTCTTCGTGAAAAATATGAAGCCCATCACAATTGCAAATATACTATGGAAGCCATAGATGCTGCAGTGTATCTTTCATCACGATATATCGCTGATAGATTCCTTCCAGATAAAGCTATTGATCTCATTGACGAGGCAGGAAGCAGAGCTCGTATTGAAGCTTTTAGGAAGAAAAAGGAGGATGCAATCTGTATCCTTTCGAAGCCACCTGATGATTACTGGCAAGAGATCAGAACAGTTCAGGCCATGCACGAAGTG GTTCTATCAAGCAGGCAAAAGCAGGATGATGGTGATGCCATGGCAGATGAGACTGGTGAACTAGCTGAGGAGTCTTCGCTGCCGCCTGTAGCTGGCGATGATGA GCCTATACTTGTGGGACCTGATGATATTGCAGCCGTTGCATCGGCTTGGTCTGGAATTCCAGTTCAGCAGATCACTGCAGATGAAAGAATGCTTTTAATGGGTTTAGAAGAGCAGCTTAGAAGCAGAGTTGTTGGTCAAGATGAGGCTGTAGCTGCCATATCTAGAGCTGTTAAGAGGTCCCGGGTTGGCTTAAAAGATCCTGACCGTCCAATTTCCGCTATGCTTTTCTGTGGACCAACTGGAGTTGGAAAAACGGAACTTACAAAAGCTCTGGCAGCAAATTATTTTGGATCG GAGGAATCTATGCTGAGATTAGACATGAGTGAATACATGGAGCGTCATACTGTGAGCAAGTTGATAGGTTCACCTCCCGGATATGTTGGTTTTGAAGAAGGTGGAATGCTCACTGAAGCTATCAGGAGACGTCCTTTCACAGTTGTCTTGTTCGATGAGATAGAGAAAGCTCATCCGGATATCTTCAATATTCTTCTCCAATTGTTCGAAGATGGCCATCTAACCGATTCACAG GGAAGGAGAGTATCTTTTAAGAACGCACTGATCATAATGACCTCTAATGTCGGATCAACAGCCATTGCAAAGGGAAGACACGGTTCAATAGGTTTTATCCTCGAAGACGACGAAGAGGCAGCATCTTATACTGGAATGAAATCTTTGGTAGTCGAAGAACTCAAGAACTATTTCCGTCCAGAGTTGTTGAACCGGATAGACGAAATCGTCATTTTCAGACAGCTTGAGAAGGCTCAG ATGATGGAGATCTTGAACCTGATGCTACAAGACTTGAAGTCGAGGCTCGTGGCACTTGGAGTCGGTTTAGAGGTGTCTGAAGCCGTCAAGGAACTTATATGTAAACAGGGCTATGATCCGGCGTATGGTGCACGGCCACTCCGTAGAACTGTCACAGAGATTGTGGAAGATCCACTTAGTGAAGCCTTTCTTGCTGGGAGTTTCAAGCCCGGTGACACGGCTTTTGTAGTTCTTGATGATACCGGAAACCCATCCGTTCGGACGAAACCTGATTCTTCTTCTGTACGAGTTACAGACAAGACATCGATCGCATAG